A window of the Tunturibacter empetritectus genome harbors these coding sequences:
- a CDS encoding TonB-dependent receptor domain-containing protein, producing MNLDETRLQYTLSAREIEEFPLQNRSTLSLLRSAPGATGIDEGQVNIPVNRTTSGESANGRSNAGNLYLLDFIPVNSQIGGFTQTDTNGAGPGAVTIVPHPDMVQEIALQTTTFSVENGTSSGIQTSITTKSGANKFHGDADYTYTGTPFAAVAPFGVKTPFRKQFVSGALGGPIWKDRTFFFGSYFNQQVGTPNAGFQTYYSNDFIAWGLAHYPNSQNIAKGLAPFPADRAISNAQVTLRGSDVDSSCDPSGTSATVIPCSLAINQQSPFATPQTDNGAQYNFRLDHTLRSGKDRLYASFFRFDQNSVSARIQSTYDGQTPSTGYYIAGNYTHEFSSSLLNQASFGQTRFAFNYAPTAHSTVLLTVPYVNGCGGCGGGNVSQFLETQAEHQTYGRDTVSYVKGRHNMTFGFQGSYNNEFADQSALYGRVFLQLSFGIYNFLDDVTNGQQIYTLSAQDGKFLPQLFGAQGSRFGLYAQDAWKITPHLLLTYGLRWDDYGNPASYGKNAEPYANVVLGSGSSLQQQVANASSVSVSNVYASSRNKNFLPRASVAYTLPGTNNNTLLHAGAGLYSDDLTLTLVANNLPTQPPTRLSISQFGITTPSLYGNSTVQGPPGGNPYGFVLPTVPVFGFSKKGAPLDANGNPQPYGLNGTDPNVKPQKAVLYNIGIEQQMPAKLVFGLLYSGSYGYDQIVQTDVNTYPGLTADPANQRYNTDFAQIKFFRNAGISNYNALIATARQTIGKLTYQASYTWGKSLGDPNVSFTDQYNIHSQYSNLNGDIRNRFSLSQVYEVPAKFHQTALNEVLSGWSINNSIIAQSGSPFSIATTSGAHDYNQDGVQYDLPVYSGTKRSFSRSDERRAGYSQTSVFAGGAADFSTPSGLGEGQGNKQNTFRGPGYFTLDTGLSKNFQIKWWGAEHSTFTLRGEALNILNYANYGNPDPSFDDSTLGYVQTAHQGRIIQLGGRFQF from the coding sequence TTGAACCTGGACGAAACCCGTCTGCAATACACCTTGAGCGCCCGTGAGATCGAAGAGTTCCCACTCCAGAATCGTTCCACGTTGAGCTTACTGCGGTCCGCGCCAGGAGCGACGGGCATCGATGAGGGACAGGTAAATATCCCCGTCAACCGCACCACTTCTGGGGAGAGCGCAAACGGCCGTTCCAACGCTGGCAACTTATATCTGCTCGACTTTATTCCGGTCAATAGTCAGATCGGCGGCTTCACGCAGACAGATACAAACGGTGCAGGCCCAGGAGCTGTCACGATCGTTCCACACCCGGACATGGTCCAGGAGATTGCGCTTCAGACGACGACCTTCTCCGTCGAGAATGGAACGAGCAGCGGCATCCAGACCAGCATTACTACAAAGTCCGGTGCAAATAAATTTCACGGCGATGCGGACTACACCTACACCGGTACTCCATTCGCGGCCGTGGCGCCCTTCGGTGTGAAGACGCCCTTCCGGAAACAGTTCGTCTCCGGTGCGCTTGGCGGACCAATTTGGAAAGATCGCACCTTCTTCTTTGGCTCTTACTTCAATCAGCAAGTCGGAACCCCCAACGCGGGCTTTCAGACCTACTACTCGAACGACTTCATCGCATGGGGGTTGGCGCACTATCCAAACTCTCAAAACATCGCAAAAGGGCTGGCGCCATTCCCTGCGGATCGGGCGATCTCGAATGCGCAGGTCACCCTCAGGGGCAGCGATGTGGACTCCAGTTGCGACCCCTCAGGCACCAGCGCTACGGTAATTCCGTGTAGCCTCGCAATCAATCAGCAGTCTCCCTTTGCCACGCCGCAGACGGATAATGGCGCCCAGTACAACTTCCGTCTCGATCACACCCTGCGCAGCGGGAAAGACCGTCTTTACGCAAGCTTCTTCCGGTTTGACCAAAACAGCGTCTCCGCGAGAATTCAATCCACCTACGATGGACAGACCCCAAGCACGGGGTATTACATCGCTGGAAACTACACTCATGAATTCAGCTCCTCGCTGCTAAACCAGGCAAGCTTCGGACAGACTCGTTTCGCCTTCAATTACGCGCCTACGGCACATAGCACTGTCTTATTGACTGTGCCTTACGTCAATGGATGCGGTGGATGCGGTGGCGGGAACGTGTCGCAGTTTCTAGAGACGCAGGCAGAGCACCAGACCTATGGCCGCGACACAGTGTCCTACGTCAAAGGCAGGCACAACATGACTTTTGGCTTCCAGGGATCCTATAACAACGAGTTCGCCGACCAAAGCGCGCTGTATGGCCGTGTCTTTCTGCAACTCAGCTTTGGAATTTATAACTTCCTGGACGACGTCACGAACGGTCAACAGATTTACACCTTATCGGCGCAGGACGGCAAGTTTCTTCCTCAGCTCTTCGGTGCTCAGGGAAGTCGCTTTGGTCTCTATGCGCAGGACGCCTGGAAGATCACACCTCATCTTTTACTCACTTACGGACTTCGCTGGGATGACTACGGTAATCCGGCCAGTTACGGCAAGAATGCTGAGCCGTACGCAAACGTGGTCCTCGGATCTGGATCCTCTCTTCAACAACAAGTCGCAAACGCATCCAGCGTCTCGGTTAGCAATGTGTACGCAAGCTCGCGCAACAAGAACTTTCTTCCGCGGGCCTCGGTTGCATATACGCTCCCCGGAACAAACAACAACACGCTGTTGCATGCGGGCGCCGGCCTCTATAGCGACGACCTGACCCTAACCCTGGTTGCCAATAACCTCCCCACACAACCGCCGACTCGCCTCTCCATCAGCCAATTCGGAATCACCACACCCTCGCTCTACGGCAACAGCACGGTACAAGGGCCTCCGGGAGGCAATCCTTACGGCTTTGTTCTACCGACAGTGCCTGTCTTCGGATTTTCGAAGAAGGGCGCTCCGCTGGACGCAAACGGGAACCCCCAGCCGTATGGCCTCAACGGAACCGATCCAAATGTAAAGCCGCAGAAGGCGGTCCTATACAACATCGGAATCGAGCAGCAGATGCCTGCGAAGCTTGTCTTCGGCTTGCTCTACTCGGGGTCCTACGGTTACGACCAGATCGTTCAGACCGACGTGAATACCTATCCTGGCCTAACCGCAGACCCGGCCAATCAGCGCTACAACACTGATTTTGCGCAGATCAAGTTCTTCAGAAACGCTGGTATCTCCAACTACAACGCACTCATCGCTACCGCGCGGCAAACTATCGGAAAGCTGACCTATCAGGCGTCCTACACTTGGGGTAAATCCCTCGGCGATCCAAATGTTTCCTTCACCGATCAGTACAACATTCATTCGCAGTACAGCAACCTGAATGGCGATATCCGCAACCGCTTCAGTCTCTCTCAGGTTTACGAAGTTCCAGCCAAGTTTCATCAGACCGCACTGAATGAAGTGTTGTCCGGCTGGAGCATCAACAATTCGATCATCGCTCAATCTGGTTCTCCGTTCTCCATCGCGACCACCTCCGGAGCGCACGACTACAACCAGGATGGTGTGCAATACGATCTTCCTGTCTATAGCGGCACCAAGCGCAGCTTTAGCCGTTCGGACGAACGACGCGCCGGCTATAGTCAAACCTCTGTGTTTGCTGGCGGCGCCGCAGACTTCTCCACTCCGTCTGGTCTAGGAGAAGGGCAAGGCAACAAGCAGAACACATTTCGTGGTCCTGGCTACTTTACGCTGGATACCGGCCTGAGCAAGAACTTCCAGATCAAGTGGTGGGGTGCGGAACACTCGACCTTCACGTTACGCGGCGAAGCTCTCAACATCCTCAACTACGCGAACTACGGTAACCCCGATCCGAGCTTTGATGACTCGACCTTAGGCTACGTGCAAACAGCGCATCAGGGCCGAATCATTCAACTGGGCGGTCGGTTCCAGTTCTAG
- a CDS encoding LacI family DNA-binding transcriptional regulator, whose protein sequence is MEAYKAVQMNKPKKTVSLKFLAEHLGLSQGTVSMALSPDVESTGVALKTRERVLKAAAEYNYRPNHFARSLSIGRSNTIGVIVPAISEGYYSTLIASIELHLLETEYFFFVTSHRWNRSLLERLPQTLMRRGVEGLVLINTVFDHDLGLPSVRIGGRKPHENATNLCLDEERGTRLALEHLYQLGHRQIAFMRGEQESTATAERWAGIRKAAKALGLKIDPDLTIQLELGDERGSARYGYVGYHAANELLARRRPFTALFAYNDSTAMGAMRAFQSVGLRVPDDISVVGYDDIPASEYERPSLTTVHQPLDKIGMLSSSVLLEAIQGKAQPPLILVEPEMRIRASTSQPKDGIPRQNKIGKRH, encoded by the coding sequence TTGGAGGCGTATAAAGCGGTTCAAATGAATAAACCAAAAAAAACTGTGAGTCTGAAGTTTTTGGCTGAGCATTTGGGGCTCTCGCAAGGTACGGTCTCGATGGCACTCAGTCCTGATGTGGAATCGACCGGGGTTGCATTGAAGACTCGGGAGCGCGTCCTGAAGGCAGCTGCGGAGTACAACTACAGGCCGAATCATTTTGCGCGGTCCCTTTCTATCGGTCGAAGTAACACGATCGGTGTCATCGTTCCCGCCATAAGTGAGGGCTATTATTCCACATTGATCGCAAGCATCGAGTTGCATTTGCTTGAAACAGAGTATTTCTTTTTCGTCACGAGCCATCGCTGGAATAGATCGCTGCTGGAGCGGCTGCCGCAAACCCTCATGCGCAGAGGGGTCGAGGGCCTTGTCCTCATCAATACAGTGTTTGACCATGACTTGGGATTGCCCTCAGTCCGCATCGGCGGTAGAAAACCTCACGAAAACGCTACCAATCTATGCCTGGATGAGGAGCGCGGCACCCGACTTGCGCTGGAACATCTCTACCAATTGGGTCACCGCCAGATCGCATTTATGCGAGGCGAACAAGAAAGCACAGCAACTGCGGAACGATGGGCGGGGATTCGTAAAGCTGCTAAGGCGCTCGGTCTCAAGATTGACCCGGATTTAACGATTCAGCTCGAACTCGGCGACGAGAGAGGTTCGGCTCGCTATGGCTATGTGGGCTATCATGCAGCCAACGAACTTTTGGCCCGAAGGCGCCCATTTACGGCTCTGTTTGCCTATAACGACTCGACGGCGATGGGAGCGATGCGAGCCTTCCAGAGCGTCGGCTTGCGTGTACCGGATGACATCTCCGTCGTCGGTTATGACGATATCCCCGCATCCGAGTATGAACGTCCCTCCCTGACGACCGTGCACCAACCGCTCGACAAGATCGGGATGCTCTCCTCCAGCGTCCTTCTTGAGGCCATTCAAGGCAAAGCACAGCCGCCACTGATACTAGTTGAGCCCGAGATGCGTATCCGAGCCTCGACAAGTCAGCCGAAAGACGGCATACCTCGACAGAATAAGATCGGTAAGAGGCACTGA
- a CDS encoding MFS transporter, which produces MPFSRDNGDMTGPLLEVRRSRWPLRIAYASGDAGFNLVWVLFDSFLIYFYAEVFALPAWALTPVLLAGRGADFVCSLLMGTWADRTRSRFGSYRPFLLWAAAPLALATVFLFSAPAAWPVLLQRHVGTSQGVRWAFATAMIFGAFYATANVAYTALLSAITNDPKERVGLSAARFAAAAGSVLLVQSFTLPLVGHFGLGHAALGWQRVSLLYAVIGSLLLIGCFAGTREIVQPLPVTINKPARPLLAVIHSRSFIRLLLATLLSLAALTCRGTITPFYVSYNAGHSTWIGFTLASNSIAALAACIVLPYLRQNWLPPRRIAILGAMAGSLLCLPPAVWGNPRLPKLILLQILFGVSTGTLLPALFSLFAELPGRLDAAGGYRTAGLIASGSLISLKLGGALGAVLVSSSLGHLGFQAAPTQPGHVLDGIKFLFTIVPAGIFMLTFLTLKIGTREASFIKDNSKEQL; this is translated from the coding sequence TTGCCCTTTAGCCGTGACAACGGCGACATGACGGGGCCGCTCTTAGAGGTACGGCGATCACGCTGGCCGCTACGAATTGCTTATGCGTCGGGAGATGCCGGCTTCAATCTAGTCTGGGTCCTGTTCGATTCGTTTTTGATCTACTTTTATGCCGAAGTATTCGCGCTTCCAGCTTGGGCGCTAACGCCGGTTCTGCTGGCCGGAAGAGGTGCAGACTTCGTGTGCAGCCTACTGATGGGAACTTGGGCAGATCGCACCCGATCGCGATTCGGCAGCTATCGTCCCTTTCTCCTCTGGGCGGCCGCTCCGCTAGCATTGGCGACAGTCTTCTTGTTCAGTGCTCCGGCGGCATGGCCTGTCTTGCTGCAGCGCCACGTAGGGACAAGCCAAGGTGTTCGCTGGGCTTTTGCGACTGCAATGATCTTTGGAGCCTTTTATGCGACGGCTAACGTTGCTTACACAGCACTGCTCTCGGCAATCACAAACGATCCGAAAGAGCGGGTAGGTCTCTCTGCAGCACGCTTTGCTGCCGCCGCAGGATCGGTTCTTCTGGTGCAATCCTTTACCCTACCGTTGGTTGGACACTTTGGTCTAGGCCACGCTGCTCTCGGGTGGCAGCGCGTGAGTCTGCTTTATGCAGTTATAGGGTCTCTGCTGCTGATCGGATGCTTTGCCGGCACGCGAGAGATCGTTCAGCCACTGCCGGTGACAATAAATAAGCCAGCGCGACCACTGCTAGCGGTGATCCACAGCAGAAGTTTTATTCGGCTTCTGCTGGCTACTCTGCTTTCTCTCGCAGCACTTACCTGCCGCGGGACTATTACTCCTTTCTACGTAAGCTACAACGCAGGCCATTCAACATGGATTGGATTTACACTCGCCAGCAACTCGATTGCGGCTCTTGCCGCATGTATCGTTCTGCCATATCTTCGGCAAAATTGGCTACCGCCGCGAAGAATCGCAATCCTCGGAGCAATGGCAGGTTCGCTGCTTTGTTTGCCGCCCGCGGTTTGGGGCAACCCTCGCCTACCGAAACTTATCTTGCTGCAGATCCTCTTTGGAGTAAGCACTGGGACACTACTTCCGGCACTATTTTCCCTCTTCGCTGAACTTCCTGGACGTCTTGACGCAGCTGGAGGCTACAGAACAGCTGGCCTCATCGCTTCCGGCTCTCTAATAAGTCTCAAACTCGGTGGCGCACTCGGGGCCGTACTCGTATCTTCCAGTCTTGGACATCTTGGCTTCCAGGCTGCACCGACTCAACCGGGTCATGTCCTCGACGGGATCAAGTTTCTGTTTACTATCGTACCGGCAGGGATCTTTATGCTCACTTTCCTGACTTTGAAGATAGGAACTCGAGAAGCATCCTTCATCAAGGACAATTCGAAGGAGCAGCTTTAG
- a CDS encoding glycoside hydrolase family 3 C-terminal domain-containing protein, giving the protein MTLEEKVSQMMNDAPGIPRLGVAAYNWWSEGLHGIARSGYATAFPQAIGVAATWDPELMGEIGAAVADEARAKYHDALRQQNHRIFYGLTIWSPNINILRDPRWGRGQETYGEDPFLTAQMAVPFIQGLQGNDSRYYKTIATPKHFAVHSGPESDRHREDVNPTAHDLWDTYLPAFRAAITEGRAGSLMCAYNSVYGEPACGSRMLLEDVLRKDWGFRGFITSDCGAIDDFFETKAHGFSPDADHAVVTALRAGTDTNCGTSYEALLSAVRRGLVGESELDVSLERLFEARMQLGMFDDDKIVPYAQTPFSEVNSRAHSELARRAARESIVLLKNEGNILPLDPEHVRSIAVIGPNAASLSALEGNYNAIPKFPVVPLDGVRAAFQRSQVLYAQGAPHLEGVALPVPETALRPRVGSEEHGLTAEYFSGDLTGKPVVTRVDQRLDFDWTAAAPVPGTSAKKFSVRWTGTIAMPRAGSYKFRVGFPECFPCDDMERFRVYLDDRLIIASEPTSPVKERPAETSQFEISFADTAPHSLKIEYQHESELFGAGFRLDWSPPPAALLDEALRAAHDADVIVAFVGLSPLLEGEEMPVKVPGFAGGDKTDLELPAVQKRLLEELGKTGKPMVVVLMNGSALAVNWAKEHAAAILEAWYPGESGGTAIGETLSGENNPAGRLPMTFYTSVADLPAFSDYSMAHRTYRYYDGKPLFPFGYGLSYTQFRYDALNLSSSHLTAGMSLSVETTVTNTGARDGDEVAELYLMPPRSTIAPRLALKGFTRVHLRSGESKQVKFVLNDRALSTVSDSGERAVEPGRYQVCVRGGQPLEDSRGVVTFTIDGRKTVPR; this is encoded by the coding sequence ATGACGCTTGAGGAGAAGGTCTCTCAAATGATGAACGACGCTCCAGGTATTCCTCGTCTGGGGGTTGCTGCTTATAACTGGTGGAGCGAAGGGCTTCACGGCATCGCCCGTTCTGGATACGCAACGGCATTTCCGCAGGCGATTGGAGTGGCAGCGACGTGGGATCCCGAGTTGATGGGTGAGATCGGCGCGGCAGTTGCCGATGAGGCCCGCGCGAAGTATCATGACGCGCTACGCCAGCAGAATCATAGGATCTTCTATGGATTGACGATCTGGTCGCCCAATATCAATATTCTGCGTGATCCTCGATGGGGGCGTGGACAGGAGACCTACGGCGAGGACCCTTTTCTCACCGCCCAGATGGCGGTTCCTTTTATCCAGGGGTTACAGGGCAACGATTCTCGATACTACAAGACGATTGCAACGCCAAAACACTTTGCCGTGCACTCGGGGCCTGAGTCGGATCGGCACCGGGAAGATGTTAACCCAACAGCTCACGATCTTTGGGATACGTATCTTCCAGCGTTTCGTGCTGCAATTACCGAAGGAAGAGCCGGATCGTTGATGTGCGCTTATAACTCTGTGTATGGTGAGCCGGCGTGCGGCAGCCGGATGTTGCTTGAAGACGTATTGAGAAAGGATTGGGGTTTCCGTGGTTTTATTACCTCGGACTGCGGTGCCATCGACGATTTCTTCGAGACAAAAGCGCATGGCTTCTCTCCAGACGCAGATCACGCCGTAGTCACGGCCCTACGTGCCGGTACAGACACTAACTGTGGAACTAGTTACGAAGCTTTGTTGTCAGCTGTTCGCAGAGGTCTTGTCGGGGAGAGCGAGTTGGACGTCTCGCTCGAACGTCTCTTTGAAGCGCGCATGCAACTGGGAATGTTTGACGACGACAAGATTGTTCCCTATGCGCAAACGCCCTTTTCCGAAGTAAACAGTAGAGCCCACTCCGAACTGGCACGACGCGCTGCGCGGGAGTCGATTGTGTTGTTGAAAAACGAGGGAAACATTCTCCCGCTCGACCCTGAACATGTGCGATCGATTGCTGTCATCGGTCCAAATGCTGCATCTCTATCGGCATTGGAGGGAAATTACAACGCGATACCCAAGTTTCCTGTCGTTCCGTTGGATGGAGTAAGAGCCGCATTCCAGCGTTCACAGGTGTTGTATGCACAGGGCGCTCCGCATTTAGAAGGCGTGGCGCTTCCGGTGCCAGAAACAGCGTTGCGTCCTCGAGTTGGCTCAGAGGAGCATGGATTGACGGCTGAATACTTCTCCGGAGACTTAACAGGTAAACCTGTGGTCACACGTGTGGATCAACGCCTCGACTTCGACTGGACGGCTGCTGCCCCGGTTCCTGGAACTTCGGCCAAGAAATTTAGCGTGCGCTGGACTGGAACAATCGCGATGCCGCGGGCAGGAAGTTACAAGTTTCGCGTTGGTTTTCCGGAGTGCTTTCCTTGCGACGATATGGAACGCTTTCGCGTGTATCTCGACGACCGGCTCATAATTGCCTCCGAACCCACCTCGCCTGTAAAAGAGCGTCCGGCTGAGACCTCCCAGTTCGAAATTAGCTTCGCGGATACGGCCCCTCATTCTCTTAAAATCGAGTATCAACATGAAAGCGAGTTGTTTGGAGCAGGATTCCGTCTTGATTGGTCGCCTCCACCTGCCGCCCTTCTGGATGAAGCTCTACGTGCGGCCCATGATGCCGATGTAATCGTAGCTTTCGTGGGGCTTTCCCCTCTCCTTGAGGGAGAGGAGATGCCCGTCAAGGTGCCAGGATTCGCGGGTGGAGACAAGACCGACCTTGAACTACCCGCCGTCCAGAAGCGCCTGCTTGAAGAACTCGGTAAGACAGGCAAACCGATGGTGGTCGTACTTATGAACGGGTCTGCACTTGCCGTAAACTGGGCAAAGGAGCATGCTGCTGCGATTCTGGAGGCGTGGTATCCGGGGGAATCAGGTGGAACCGCCATCGGCGAGACGCTGAGCGGCGAGAACAATCCCGCAGGCAGGCTGCCGATGACTTTTTATACCTCTGTGGCGGATCTTCCAGCATTTAGCGACTACTCAATGGCACATCGTACCTATCGTTACTACGACGGTAAGCCACTGTTTCCGTTTGGATATGGACTTTCTTATACACAGTTCCGTTATGACGCCCTAAATCTGTCCTCCTCTCATCTGACGGCAGGAATGAGTCTCTCGGTTGAAACCACCGTGACGAATACTGGTGCCCGTGACGGGGATGAGGTCGCCGAGTTGTATCTCATGCCGCCTCGCAGCACCATCGCGCCTCGTCTTGCGCTAAAAGGATTCACACGTGTTCATCTTCGCTCAGGAGAGAGCAAACAGGTGAAATTCGTTTTGAATGACCGCGCCCTGTCTACAGTGAGCGATTCAGGAGAGCGTGCGGTCGAACCTGGGAGGTATCAAGTTTGTGTTAGGGGTGGGCAGCCTCTGGAAGATAGCCGGGGAGTTGTGACTTTTACGATAGACGGCCGAAAGACCGTGCCTCGATAG
- a CDS encoding putative collagen-binding domain-containing protein has product MLSRPFFGRVEAPEMLPAGSSDDPSRQAIATRSEDRSYAFIFFPQARQRIEIDFAAVRGPRRAWWFDPQAGMAEKTALPNTKTLILMTAPNGVADAVLVVDCVDRNFPSPGLLQGRMS; this is encoded by the coding sequence ATGTTGTCCCGGCCATTCTTCGGACGGGTAGAGGCACCAGAGATGCTTCCTGCAGGATCTTCAGACGATCCGAGCCGACAGGCTATCGCAACCCGGTCGGAGGATCGATCGTATGCTTTTATCTTCTTTCCGCAGGCCAGGCAACGGATTGAGATCGATTTTGCTGCGGTCCGTGGGCCGCGCCGAGCATGGTGGTTTGATCCTCAAGCCGGCATGGCAGAGAAGACGGCCCTACCAAATACGAAGACGCTCATTCTTATGACTGCCCCGAATGGAGTTGCTGATGCGGTACTTGTCGTCGATTGCGTGGACCGCAACTTTCCTTCTCCTGGTCTTCTGCAAGGTAGAATGAGTTAG
- a CDS encoding DUF4038 domain-containing protein: MLETERGEPFFWLADTAWQLMHALAYTDCEYYFVERARQGFTVIQNRRSVLDPWNPYAKCSWAHAIFRSRFTPTESGVL; this comes from the coding sequence ATGCTGGAGACCGAAAGGGGAGAGCCGTTCTTCTGGCTGGCCGATACTGCATGGCAGTTGATGCATGCCCTCGCCTATACCGATTGTGAGTATTATTTCGTAGAGAGAGCCCGTCAAGGCTTCACCGTGATTCAAAATCGTCGTTCTGTGTTAGACCCATGGAATCCATACGCCAAATGCTCTTGGGCTCACGCCATTTTCCGATCTCGATTCACTCCAACCGAATCAGGCGTACTTTGA